The following are encoded together in the Bradymonas sediminis genome:
- a CDS encoding endonuclease/exonuclease/phosphatase family protein — translation MINQRFRSCLSPLLLLCVFWFAACGSAPPDSDWRDPVDAWQSDDVGGEQDAVGSVVGDGWRSGPGAEAIVGPVITVATFNQHHLSDTICQSGQCGPNDFERKWSQAEFDARIAERAAAIDALNADIIFLQEVETQAVLDALNAALDDPYPVAILAETGYSASLDVAVLARGALVDSREYSELNDSTYRFSRRFLRVDLDIQGERVIAFSAHFKAKYQDQAGRRIAEAKTAHQIVTEVAANHDGALVILGGDLNDTPDSEPLMALTGDGLLKRVAEGMDILDVYTFVYQQRRQEIDHLLIAPTRGGRYVNESVHSLHDEGEWVGYGGSDHSALVGQFEMR, via the coding sequence GTGATAAATCAGAGATTTCGCAGCTGCCTGTCGCCCCTTTTGTTGCTATGCGTTTTTTGGTTCGCCGCCTGCGGGTCTGCGCCCCCCGACTCGGATTGGCGCGACCCGGTTGACGCCTGGCAATCGGACGATGTGGGCGGGGAGCAAGACGCCGTCGGCTCCGTGGTCGGCGATGGGTGGCGCAGTGGGCCGGGGGCCGAGGCGATTGTTGGCCCCGTCATTACGGTCGCGACCTTTAATCAACACCACCTCTCCGACACAATTTGCCAGTCTGGCCAATGCGGGCCCAATGACTTTGAGCGCAAGTGGAGCCAGGCGGAGTTCGACGCGCGGATCGCTGAGCGGGCCGCGGCGATCGACGCGCTTAACGCCGATATTATCTTCCTCCAGGAGGTCGAGACCCAGGCGGTGCTCGACGCGCTCAACGCCGCGCTTGATGACCCGTATCCCGTCGCGATTCTGGCGGAGACCGGGTATTCAGCCTCACTCGACGTCGCGGTGCTTGCGCGCGGTGCGTTGGTCGACAGTCGCGAGTATTCGGAGCTTAACGATAGCACCTATCGTTTCTCGCGCCGTTTTTTGCGGGTCGACTTAGATATTCAAGGGGAGCGAGTGATCGCGTTTTCGGCCCACTTTAAGGCCAAATATCAGGACCAGGCCGGGCGGCGCATCGCCGAGGCGAAGACCGCCCACCAGATCGTCACCGAGGTCGCCGCGAATCACGACGGCGCGCTGGTGATCCTGGGCGGGGACCTCAACGACACCCCGGACTCCGAGCCGCTGATGGCGTTGACCGGCGATGGCCTGCTCAAGCGGGTGGCCGAGGGCATGGATATCCTCGACGTCTATACCTTCGTGTACCAACAGCGTCGCCAGGAGATCGACCACCTGCTCATCGCGCCGACCCGCGGCGGGCGCTACGTCAATGAGAGCGTGCATTCTTTGCACGACGAGGGGGAATGGGTGGGCTACGGTGGCTCGGATCATAGTGCCCTAGTCGGGCAGTTCGAAATGCGATAA
- the purC gene encoding phosphoribosylaminoimidazolesuccinocarboxamide synthase has protein sequence MTHFDIAYEGKAKQLLIIDGDPEHYVQRFKDDATAFNGEKSAKFRGKGVLNCAISSFIFEKLEAAGVCTHYVEQQNPIDMLVRKLEIIPLEVVVRNVVAGNLGRRTGLAAGSAVEPPIVETYYKNDALGDPLFADTHIEMLGLVDAANLARIKETAFQVNTILGPIFAEAGIRLADFKIEFGIDAGGRAILGDEISPDTCRLWDMETGESFDKDVFRYDRGDLIKAYQEIARRLELSLPVEV, from the coding sequence ATGACGCATTTTGATATTGCTTATGAAGGTAAGGCCAAGCAGCTACTGATTATTGACGGCGACCCTGAGCATTATGTCCAGCGCTTTAAGGATGATGCCACGGCCTTTAATGGTGAGAAATCGGCGAAGTTCCGGGGCAAGGGCGTGCTCAATTGCGCGATCTCTTCGTTTATCTTCGAGAAGCTCGAAGCGGCGGGTGTTTGCACCCATTATGTCGAGCAGCAAAACCCCATCGATATGCTGGTGCGAAAGCTCGAGATTATCCCGCTCGAGGTGGTCGTGCGCAATGTCGTCGCGGGTAACCTGGGCCGGCGCACCGGGCTTGCCGCCGGCAGCGCGGTCGAGCCGCCCATTGTCGAGACCTATTATAAGAATGACGCGCTCGGCGACCCGCTCTTTGCCGACACCCATATCGAGATGCTCGGGCTTGTCGACGCCGCGAACCTCGCCCGCATCAAAGAGACCGCGTTTCAGGTGAATACCATCCTCGGCCCGATCTTCGCCGAGGCGGGGATTCGGCTGGCCGACTTCAAGATCGAGTTTGGCATCGACGCGGGCGGTCGGGCGATTCTGGGCGATGAAATCAGCCCGGACACCTGCCGGCTGTGGGATATGGAGACCGGCGAGAGTTTTGATAAAGACGTGTTTCGCTACGACAGGGGTGACCTGATTAAGGCGTATCAGGAGATCGCGCGCCGCCTTGAGCTGAGTCTGCCCGTCGAAGTCTGA
- a CDS encoding bifunctional serine/threonine-protein kinase/formylglycine-generating enzyme family protein, with product MTRQMRAIQVEDRYFPPNEEVSERFILGELIGRGPFGEVYRAQDSLIDAQVALKVFTPELIAKPQDQERFLKVSRTARTLTQPNVVRVHCSGVHKDHAWVSMQALDGLSLRKVMKMRRQKREHFPLDEIEPILNQIIRAAGHVHREFPIGNLKPDNIILMPELIKLTDHYLLAAFDTEQVIPRLAESRYLAPELRALKDKSVEVGEIDPRCDIFSLGLMIGEMVFGPDYTPGATEAATSPLDALCRRACAQDPAERYDSFEALSEDFSTLIDTGALLGGVPYHLQAGDNEATKVVVRPVAPDDAEGEAIPVAAPELEADEATLESGDALSDLSESSDYAAAIAENVADDMATREYVRDSQDDDLELGDLLATNEVPRDVVREKKKSKNKGGKKKPAAAAKKSGADAKDIPKLPSIPSVAEVEPTTTSVKPAPPSAAPAKQRSSLSPGVILAGILALFLIVGVGAWAMRDAPAEKVELGDSATVSAENSAKDGEKEEAAEQASGAEAVAADPDAQAMSEKVSVAQKEAEQAVFAASQKALESAGALAAAAQAEAGEKASQEAAAVAAAAAEAEASEQTDGARAAEQKVAEKPAAEKKTATAKGAAVSPAAAKGAAKPADKPAEKVAAAGTKCKAGMLLIKRKSGNYCIDAYEYPGRGSKPKTNASWFQAQQLCEARGARLCKQQEWRSACGSKYPYGSKWNPDSCNTVDEDEFERSLAAAGSFKQCRSRSGAYDMVGNAHEWVAEQRIAGGGFDSGSDVAQCGYSSAKAPGSGSSNIGFRCCGDAE from the coding sequence ATGACGCGCCAAATGCGCGCCATTCAGGTCGAAGACCGGTATTTTCCGCCCAACGAAGAGGTCTCCGAGCGCTTTATCCTCGGGGAGTTGATCGGGCGAGGGCCCTTCGGTGAGGTCTACCGGGCGCAGGATTCGCTGATTGACGCGCAGGTCGCGCTCAAGGTGTTCACGCCCGAGTTGATCGCCAAGCCTCAGGACCAGGAGCGCTTCCTGAAGGTGTCGCGCACCGCGCGCACGCTGACCCAGCCCAATGTGGTGCGGGTGCATTGCAGCGGGGTGCACAAAGATCATGCGTGGGTGTCGATGCAGGCGCTCGACGGGCTGAGCCTGCGCAAAGTGATGAAGATGCGCCGCCAGAAACGCGAGCATTTTCCGCTTGATGAGATTGAGCCGATTCTCAATCAGATCATCCGCGCGGCCGGGCATGTGCACCGGGAATTCCCGATCGGCAACTTAAAGCCCGACAATATTATTTTGATGCCCGAGCTCATCAAGCTCACCGACCATTATTTGCTGGCCGCGTTTGACACCGAACAGGTGATCCCGCGCCTGGCCGAGAGCCGCTACCTCGCCCCCGAGTTGCGCGCGCTCAAAGACAAGTCGGTAGAAGTCGGCGAGATTGACCCGCGCTGCGATATCTTCAGCCTTGGCTTGATGATCGGCGAGATGGTCTTTGGGCCGGATTATACGCCCGGGGCGACCGAGGCGGCGACCAGTCCGCTCGACGCTTTGTGCCGGCGGGCTTGTGCCCAGGACCCGGCCGAGCGCTACGATAGCTTCGAGGCGCTCAGCGAGGACTTCTCGACGCTTATCGACACCGGGGCGTTGCTCGGCGGCGTGCCCTATCATCTTCAGGCGGGCGACAATGAGGCCACCAAGGTGGTTGTGCGTCCGGTGGCGCCCGATGACGCCGAGGGTGAAGCGATTCCGGTCGCGGCGCCCGAGCTCGAGGCCGATGAGGCGACGCTTGAGTCTGGGGATGCGTTGAGCGATCTGAGCGAGTCGAGCGACTACGCGGCGGCGATCGCGGAGAATGTTGCCGACGATATGGCGACGCGTGAGTACGTGCGCGACTCCCAGGACGATGACCTGGAGCTAGGCGACCTGTTGGCCACCAATGAGGTGCCGCGGGATGTCGTGCGGGAGAAGAAAAAGAGCAAGAATAAGGGGGGCAAGAAAAAGCCCGCCGCAGCCGCCAAGAAGAGCGGGGCGGATGCGAAGGATATTCCGAAGCTGCCGAGCATCCCAAGCGTCGCAGAGGTGGAGCCGACGACCACATCGGTCAAGCCGGCGCCGCCGAGCGCCGCGCCGGCTAAGCAGCGCTCCAGCCTGTCGCCGGGGGTCATCCTCGCCGGCATCCTGGCGCTCTTTTTGATCGTCGGTGTGGGTGCTTGGGCGATGCGGGACGCGCCGGCCGAGAAGGTTGAGCTCGGTGATTCCGCGACCGTCAGCGCCGAGAACTCGGCGAAGGATGGCGAGAAGGAGGAAGCTGCGGAGCAGGCGAGTGGCGCAGAAGCCGTGGCCGCGGACCCGGACGCGCAGGCGATGTCTGAGAAGGTCAGCGTCGCGCAGAAGGAGGCTGAGCAGGCGGTCTTCGCGGCCAGCCAGAAGGCGCTTGAGAGCGCGGGAGCCCTGGCGGCCGCAGCCCAGGCAGAGGCGGGAGAGAAGGCGTCGCAGGAAGCCGCCGCGGTGGCGGCCGCCGCCGCTGAAGCCGAGGCTTCGGAGCAAACCGACGGCGCGCGCGCCGCTGAGCAAAAGGTTGCAGAGAAGCCGGCCGCCGAGAAGAAGACCGCGACCGCTAAGGGCGCTGCTGTGTCGCCGGCTGCCGCAAAGGGCGCCGCGAAACCGGCCGACAAGCCGGCTGAGAAGGTCGCCGCCGCCGGCACCAAATGCAAAGCGGGGATGCTGCTTATCAAGCGCAAATCCGGCAATTATTGCATCGACGCCTACGAATACCCGGGCCGCGGCTCCAAGCCCAAGACCAACGCCAGTTGGTTCCAGGCCCAGCAACTCTGCGAGGCCCGCGGCGCGCGCCTGTGCAAGCAGCAGGAGTGGCGCAGCGCCTGCGGTAGCAAATACCCCTACGGCAGCAAGTGGAACCCCGATAGCTGCAATACCGTGGACGAAGACGAGTTCGAGCGCAGCCTGGCTGCCGCGGGCTCCTTCAAGCAATGCCGCAGCCGCTCCGGGGCCTACGATATGGTCGGAAACGCCCACGAGTGGGTCGCCGAGCAACGCATCGCTGGCGGTGGTTTCGACAGCGGTTCGGACGTCGCGCAATGCGGCTATTCCTCGGCCAAAGCGCCGGGCTCGGGCAGCTCGAATATCGGCTTCCGCTGCTGCGGGGACGCTGAATAA
- the surE gene encoding 5'/3'-nucleotidase SurE, with protein MAKPIILLTNDDGINAPGLHALEEAMAELGEVWVVAPATEQSAVSQAITLRSPVRVRDCGTRRFSISGTPTDCVYVALNRLLEKVDVCVSGINHGANLGDDVLYSGTVAGAIEATLRDVPAVAVSLAGYKDFDFGVAAQAGRKLAEQVLRRGLPRGVFLNCNVPQDASPDEDFTICKLGRRNYRHMVEEKLDPRHNPYYWIGGAEVGFDDLPGSDCNAIAEGKISVTPVHLDMTHYRFARELESWDGLKGFHTS; from the coding sequence ATGGCAAAGCCCATAATCCTATTGACCAATGATGACGGCATCAACGCCCCCGGCCTGCACGCGCTCGAAGAGGCGATGGCCGAGCTCGGCGAGGTCTGGGTCGTCGCCCCGGCCACCGAGCAAAGCGCGGTAAGCCAGGCCATTACGCTGCGCTCGCCGGTGCGCGTGCGCGACTGCGGGACCCGTCGATTCTCGATCTCGGGCACCCCCACCGATTGCGTCTATGTCGCGCTGAATCGACTGCTCGAGAAGGTCGATGTCTGCGTGTCCGGGATCAACCACGGCGCAAACCTTGGCGACGACGTCCTCTATAGTGGCACCGTGGCCGGCGCGATTGAGGCCACCCTGCGCGATGTCCCCGCGGTCGCGGTGAGCCTGGCCGGCTACAAAGATTTCGACTTCGGCGTGGCCGCCCAGGCCGGGAGAAAGCTCGCCGAGCAGGTGCTTCGCCGCGGCTTGCCGCGCGGCGTCTTCCTCAACTGCAACGTCCCCCAGGACGCCAGCCCCGACGAGGACTTCACGATCTGCAAGCTCGGGCGCAGAAATTACCGCCATATGGTCGAAGAAAAGCTCGACCCGCGCCACAACCCCTATTATTGGATCGGCGGCGCCGAGGTCGGCTTCGACGACCTGCCCGGCAGCGATTGCAATGCCATCGCCGAGGGAAAGATCAGCGTCACGCCGGTTCACCTGGATATGACGCATTATCGCTTCGCCCGCGAGCTTGAGTCCTGGGATGGACTGAAGGGATTTCACACCTCCTAA
- a CDS encoding adenine phosphoribosyltransferase — protein MNTLEARIKSDIREIPDFPKPGIGYKDITTLLDNPERFAEVIDAFKARYAEQNIDHIVAIESRGFIFGAPLAYALGVGLSLVRKPGKLPYKCHSVDYALEYGSDTVEMHIDAVKEGGRVLVIDDLLATGGTAAAACKLVEACGGEVVECAFLVELAFINAREAKLKDQKVFALATY, from the coding sequence ATGAACACACTCGAAGCGCGTATTAAATCCGATATCCGCGAGATCCCTGACTTTCCCAAACCGGGAATCGGCTATAAGGATATCACGACGCTGCTCGACAATCCGGAGCGCTTCGCCGAGGTCATCGACGCGTTTAAGGCGCGCTACGCCGAGCAAAATATCGACCATATCGTGGCGATTGAGAGCCGCGGATTCATCTTCGGCGCCCCGCTGGCCTACGCGCTGGGCGTGGGGCTGAGCCTGGTGCGAAAGCCGGGCAAGCTCCCCTATAAATGCCACTCGGTCGACTACGCCTTGGAGTACGGCAGCGACACCGTCGAGATGCATATCGACGCGGTCAAAGAAGGCGGGCGTGTCCTGGTCATCGACGACCTGCTGGCCACCGGCGGCACCGCCGCGGCGGCCTGCAAATTGGTCGAGGCCTGCGGCGGCGAAGTCGTGGAATGCGCGTTTTTGGTCGAGCTCGCCTTTATCAACGCGCGCGAGGCGAAACTCAAAGACCAGAAGGTCTTCGCGTTAGCGACCTATTAA
- the sppA gene encoding signal peptide peptidase SppA has translation MSDETQQPSPPTPKPNPSDSRGLLTVVAIFGGLFVVLLIFAVVMLGAFGSGAGLSTGPNQIGVIEITGPIMESKKTVNDLHRFAKDDNIKAIVVRIDSPGGSVAPSQEMFQAVQRAAEKKPLVASMGSTAASGGYYIAIGAPKIFANPGTVTGSIGVISQVFGVKGLLDTIEVDVHTIKTGPYKDTGSPFREFNEDDQRYFNGLITDLYDQFIEDIAAARNLKLAEVREVGDGRVFSGRQAKKLKLIDEIGSMRDAIEWAKKEADITDDETLVYPPDESKGLLSSVIKGAASTAVEEIRAQQTPAFEYRMP, from the coding sequence ATGAGTGACGAAACCCAGCAGCCCAGCCCCCCGACGCCGAAGCCAAACCCATCGGATTCCCGCGGGTTATTAACCGTCGTCGCGATCTTCGGCGGACTCTTCGTCGTCCTGCTGATCTTCGCGGTGGTGATGCTCGGCGCGTTCGGCTCGGGTGCGGGATTAAGCACCGGGCCAAACCAGATCGGGGTCATCGAGATCACCGGCCCCATCATGGAGAGCAAGAAGACGGTCAACGACCTTCATCGCTTCGCCAAAGACGACAATATCAAGGCAATCGTGGTGCGCATCGACAGCCCCGGCGGGTCGGTCGCGCCCAGCCAGGAGATGTTCCAGGCGGTGCAGCGCGCCGCCGAAAAGAAGCCGCTGGTTGCCTCGATGGGCTCCACCGCGGCCAGCGGCGGGTATTATATCGCCATTGGCGCGCCCAAAATCTTTGCCAACCCCGGCACGGTGACCGGCTCGATCGGTGTGATCTCACAGGTCTTCGGGGTCAAAGGACTCCTGGACACCATCGAGGTCGACGTGCACACCATCAAGACCGGCCCCTACAAAGACACCGGCTCGCCATTTCGCGAGTTTAATGAGGACGACCAGCGGTATTTTAACGGGCTCATCACCGATCTTTATGACCAATTCATTGAAGATATCGCTGCGGCGCGCAACCTCAAGCTCGCCGAGGTGCGCGAGGTCGGCGACGGCCGCGTCTTCAGCGGCCGGCAGGCCAAGAAGCTGAAATTAATCGACGAAATCGGCTCGATGCGCGACGCCATTGAGTGGGCCAAAAAGGAAGCCGACATCACTGATGATGAAACCCTGGTCTACCCGCCCGACGAGAGCAAAGGGCTGCTGTCCAGCGTCATCAAGGGCGCCGCATCGACCGCGGTCGAGGAAATCCGCGCCCAGCAAACCCCGGCGTTTGAATATCGCATGCCCTGA
- a CDS encoding TolC family protein, with protein sequence MLKTSRRSLFPLLFLLVCTTSTAAAQDAPAGDDPINPMEKALSDKEAQKDEPVSDDAADEGEDASAKEADSAEEAAEDDASADSDEEEDAAPADTPEKSDKSETTEKTAYSLEKLVALALQNKALINEFHAKKAAAKWDLYRAEHITWMPSIQATTLLSVTPDNASPDAFDRNIDQYLDLDVGPFVRQDLSITVPVYTFGKTKAAAALAKLQIANTDLELENARLESVVQTQRAYWGARLSLAYQEMLEEGAELIGEQLDIMQEKRDFGEVDFDIKDLRKLQIFNAEIKSRLVDNNKLGVLARAGLHFLTDIPQPTEIQLEPLRDLNSPPKLQPSEYYIERALGHRPQLTQLDAAAEARRQQAELATSEWYPDIFAALRFGFSWSTADTAFQEICTAPSLDAASGCEFPRDQARIDGQPLFARPYGDPLNSLSLQVGVGLRWKIEPFQLYAKSKKAQAQVQVVEAQRERARKAVAFEIRTLYQKAADELEKLGINEGRLKAAERWRNQFGISNQTAGADLKDAVDPLKAYFEARAQYLQTIYDYQIARAELARAVGARGLTDDGEVVDE encoded by the coding sequence ATGCTTAAAACGTCGCGCAGGTCGCTATTCCCCCTCCTCTTCCTCCTCGTCTGCACGACCTCGACGGCCGCGGCCCAGGACGCGCCGGCCGGCGACGACCCCATCAACCCGATGGAGAAGGCGCTCTCTGATAAAGAGGCGCAAAAAGATGAGCCCGTGAGTGATGACGCGGCAGACGAAGGCGAGGACGCGTCTGCGAAAGAGGCGGACAGCGCTGAAGAGGCAGCCGAAGATGACGCCTCGGCGGACAGCGATGAAGAAGAAGATGCCGCGCCCGCCGATACGCCCGAGAAGTCTGACAAATCCGAGACGACCGAGAAGACCGCCTATTCTCTCGAAAAGCTCGTCGCCCTCGCCCTGCAAAACAAGGCGCTTATCAACGAATTTCACGCGAAGAAGGCCGCGGCCAAATGGGACCTGTACCGGGCCGAGCATATCACCTGGATGCCCTCCATTCAGGCGACGACCCTTCTGTCGGTGACCCCCGATAACGCCAGCCCGGACGCGTTTGACCGCAATATCGACCAATACCTTGACCTCGACGTCGGGCCTTTTGTGCGCCAGGACCTCAGCATCACGGTGCCGGTCTACACCTTCGGCAAGACCAAGGCGGCGGCCGCGCTGGCCAAACTTCAGATCGCCAATACCGACCTTGAATTGGAGAACGCGCGGCTCGAATCGGTCGTGCAGACCCAGCGCGCCTACTGGGGCGCGCGCCTGTCGCTGGCCTACCAGGAGATGCTCGAAGAGGGCGCCGAGCTCATCGGCGAGCAGCTCGACATCATGCAGGAGAAACGCGACTTCGGTGAGGTCGACTTCGACATCAAAGACCTGCGAAAACTCCAGATTTTTAACGCCGAGATTAAAAGTCGTCTGGTCGACAATAATAAGCTCGGGGTGCTGGCCCGCGCGGGGCTGCATTTCCTCACCGATATCCCGCAGCCCACCGAGATTCAGCTCGAGCCCCTGCGCGACCTGAACTCCCCGCCCAAGCTGCAGCCGAGTGAGTATTATATCGAGCGCGCGCTCGGGCATCGCCCGCAGCTCACCCAACTCGACGCCGCCGCCGAGGCGCGCCGCCAACAGGCCGAGCTGGCGACCTCGGAGTGGTACCCGGATATCTTCGCCGCCCTGCGCTTCGGGTTTAGCTGGTCGACGGCCGACACCGCCTTCCAGGAGATCTGCACGGCGCCGTCGCTCGACGCCGCCAGTGGGTGCGAATTCCCGCGGGATCAGGCGCGTATTGACGGCCAGCCGCTCTTCGCGCGCCCCTACGGCGACCCCTTAAATAGCCTCTCCCTGCAGGTCGGCGTCGGGCTTCGCTGGAAGATCGAACCCTTCCAACTCTACGCCAAATCCAAGAAGGCCCAGGCCCAGGTCCAGGTCGTCGAGGCCCAGCGCGAGCGCGCGCGAAAAGCCGTGGCCTTCGAGATCCGCACGCTCTACCAGAAGGCCGCCGATGAGCTCGAAAAGCTCGGGATTAACGAGGGCCGCCTCAAGGCCGCGGAGCGCTGGAGAAATCAATTCGGCATCTCGAACCAGACCGCCGGCGCCGACCTCAAGGACGCCGTCGACCCGCTGAAGGCCTATTTCGAAGCCCGCGCCCAATACCTGCAGACCATCTATGATTATCAGATCGCGCGCGCCGAGCTCGCGCGGGCGGTCGGCGCGCGCGGACTCACCGACGACGGCGAAGTCGTTGACGAATAA
- a CDS encoding MlaC/ttg2D family ABC transporter substrate-binding protein, with protein sequence MSHPIRTTLAALTLSCAVLFAALPAYAGSSTDFIKKTSTEVTTLLQKKDSKTRQEQFTAKLNATVDFRELASRALDEYWSEQSPEEQQKFLDLLQQLLEANYRDKLAAQQMGKDYSIDYTDERERDDMAIVKTVIKSKDRAKPVNYKMVKKDGNWVVYDVVIDDISLVETYRDAYTQIIKKEGWDSLIKRMEKKVAQLEKAKAAPKK encoded by the coding sequence ATGTCCCATCCTATCCGAACGACTCTCGCCGCGCTGACCTTAAGCTGCGCGGTTCTCTTCGCCGCCCTGCCCGCGTATGCCGGGTCGTCCACCGACTTCATCAAAAAGACCTCCACCGAGGTCACCACCCTGCTGCAAAAGAAGGACTCCAAGACGCGCCAGGAGCAGTTCACCGCCAAGCTCAACGCGACCGTCGACTTCCGTGAGCTCGCCTCCCGCGCGCTCGATGAGTATTGGAGCGAGCAGTCGCCCGAAGAGCAACAAAAATTCCTGGACCTGCTCCAGCAATTGCTCGAGGCCAACTACCGCGACAAGCTCGCCGCCCAGCAGATGGGCAAAGACTATAGCATTGACTATACCGACGAGCGTGAGCGCGACGATATGGCCATCGTAAAGACGGTCATCAAGAGCAAAGATCGCGCCAAGCCGGTCAACTATAAGATGGTCAAAAAGGACGGGAATTGGGTGGTCTATGACGTCGTCATCGACGATATCAGCCTCGTGGAGACCTATCGCGACGCGTACACCCAGATCATCAAGAAGGAAGGCTGGGACTCGCTGATTAAGCGCATGGAAAAGAAGGTCGCCCAGCTTGAGAAGGCCAAGGCCGCCCCGAAGAAATAA
- a CDS encoding FHA domain-containing protein, with product MFTLTVEDSNTQIVDQFSFDHGSYVIGRLDECDIVLPSTSVSRQHARIFIENGRCFIEDMGSANGVIVDGQRVIQRRDLGTASQIRVGDFYLYVEFKAQQDASQSVLNTLFISDSSDHHKLVRINDAFAGEEFSLSEIENTIGRTDENFILLSDSSISRRHAKIIRSGNSYTVVDLESSNGTRLNGKPLRGARTLEPSDVVEFGDIQFVFAEGGEIVNVAAYAPQKVAARSGNSANNMLAYLALGVGVVVAASVIYFVMQPNDVPTSQVNAVAPDSVEGRVAAALRAGNDNLRRHEWPGALSFANEALALAPGNQEAQELQDRAYREQKAAELLRQGEEFSAQGRHEQARSILLDIAEGTVAHERSKSILAHVEKTLVYNLKNEASRTMKNKRATSEELAKAHYSLSRALSLSPSDAEALQEIEKLEATLKKKKVDFKPYAP from the coding sequence ATGTTCACGCTGACCGTCGAAGACAGCAATACCCAGATTGTCGACCAGTTTTCCTTTGATCACGGCTCCTACGTGATCGGGCGGTTGGACGAATGCGATATTGTATTGCCCTCCACGAGCGTAAGCCGCCAGCATGCCCGCATCTTTATTGAGAACGGCCGCTGCTTTATCGAGGATATGGGCAGCGCCAACGGGGTGATTGTCGACGGCCAACGCGTGATTCAGCGGCGCGATTTGGGGACCGCCAGCCAGATTCGGGTCGGCGATTTCTACCTCTATGTCGAGTTTAAGGCCCAGCAGGACGCCAGCCAGAGCGTGTTGAACACGCTGTTCATCTCCGATAGCTCCGACCACCATAAATTGGTGCGCATCAACGACGCCTTTGCCGGCGAGGAGTTTAGCCTCTCGGAGATTGAGAATACCATCGGGCGCACCGACGAGAATTTCATCCTATTGTCGGACTCCTCCATCAGCCGGCGCCACGCCAAGATCATTCGCTCGGGGAATTCCTATACGGTCGTCGACCTTGAGAGCTCCAACGGCACGCGCCTCAACGGCAAGCCGCTGCGCGGGGCGCGGACCCTTGAGCCCTCGGATGTCGTCGAGTTTGGCGATATCCAATTCGTATTCGCCGAGGGCGGCGAGATTGTGAATGTGGCGGCCTATGCGCCCCAGAAGGTCGCGGCGCGCAGCGGAAATAGCGCGAATAATATGCTGGCGTACCTCGCGCTCGGCGTGGGCGTGGTCGTCGCCGCATCGGTGATTTATTTCGTCATGCAGCCCAACGACGTGCCCACATCGCAGGTCAACGCGGTGGCGCCGGATTCAGTCGAGGGGCGGGTCGCCGCGGCGTTGCGCGCGGGCAACGATAATCTTCGGCGCCACGAGTGGCCCGGGGCGCTGTCATTTGCCAACGAGGCCCTGGCCTTGGCCCCGGGTAACCAGGAAGCCCAGGAACTCCAGGACCGTGCTTATCGCGAGCAGAAGGCCGCTGAGCTTCTGCGCCAGGGCGAGGAGTTCAGCGCCCAGGGGCGCCACGAGCAGGCGCGCAGCATTCTGCTCGATATCGCCGAGGGCACCGTGGCCCACGAGCGCTCCAAATCCATCCTCGCCCACGTCGAGAAGACCCTGGTGTATAACCTCAAGAATGAGGCTAGCCGCACGATGAAGAATAAGCGGGCGACCTCCGAAGAGTTGGCGAAGGCCCATTATAGCCTGTCGCGCGCGCTCTCCTTGAGCCCCAGCGACGCCGAGGCGCTCCAAGAAATAGAAAAGCTTGAAGCGACCCTCAAAAAGAAGAAGGTCGACTTCAAGCCCTACGCGCCCTGA